The DNA sequence CTCAAGAAATGCATATCTTTCACCAGATGAGAGAAAAGCATCTCTCTGTTTGAATCGCAGCCTTTCAAACGCAAAAAAGCGTATAATGGAAGGAGAAAGAGATGCCGCTCTCATAAGAGATTCTATAATATCTCAGATATCTTCTGAACCTCTTGCGAGAATTGATTATATTGAAATACTAAATGCCGAAACATTTTGTCCCACTGACAAAATAGTTCATAACACTCTCGTAGCAGCAGCCGTTTATTTCGGAAATACGAGGCTGATAGACAACTTTACTTTTGAAGGAGAAACAAAATGATACTCACAATGCTGAAATCAAAAATACATCGAGCCATAGTGACCGAGTCAAACATCAATTACATTGGGAGCATAACTATTGATAAAGAGTTGATGGATGCTTCAGGAATACTTGAGTATGAGAAAGTGGCGGTATTGGATATAGAGAACGGGAATAGATTTGACACTTATGCGATTGAAGGAGAGAGTGGGAGCGGAATCGTTTGTGTCAATGGCGCTGCAGCAAGGTTAGTACAGTGCGGAGACAAAGTTATAATTCTTGCTTACTGTCATATAGATTCTGCTGAAGCGAAGTCCCACTCTCCCAAAACAGTATTTATGGGAGCAAATAATCAGGTTCTCGAAATTAAAAACAGCGAAGATTAACCGAAACGAAGCGAAGAGGTCAACCCTGCTCAGCTGCGACAATATATTATTTCGGTTCTAACAGAAGCGGAAAATCATTACGTAGTGCGCCGTGCTCCCCAACATTACAAAAACATGAAACAGCTCATGAAATCCCAGCCAGCTAGGAAAGATGTTGGGTTTTTTTATGGCATACATGACCCCGCCGATTGTATAAAGCACGCCACCCATTAAAAGCCATATAATCGAGCGAACTCCACCTGCTTTATAAAGCGGTGCCACGGCGAAGAC is a window from the Synergistaceae bacterium genome containing:
- a CDS encoding aspartate 1-decarboxylase, whose protein sequence is MILTMLKSKIHRAIVTESNINYIGSITIDKELMDASGILEYEKVAVLDIENGNRFDTYAIEGESGSGIVCVNGAAARLVQCGDKVIILAYCHIDSAEAKSHSPKTVFMGANNQVLEIKNSED
- a CDS encoding 4-phosphopantoate--beta-alanine ligase, with the translated sequence SRNAYLSPDERKASLCLNRSLSNAKKRIMEGERDAALIRDSIISQISSEPLARIDYIEILNAETFCPTDKIVHNTLVAAAVYFGNTRLIDNFTFEGETK